AGTAAGGCCGCGGTCccacagcctctccagcccctctaggagcggctatagcttaggctgatcctccctcgagatgccatacttccacctctccaggCAGCTCCCCACGATCCGCCCGGTGTTGGGGGGAAGTCCACTATCATCAttgcgaagatagaaccagctcgtgtaccaacGACGATTTGTTGACGCGAGCTAGGCTAGGATGTAGAGATGCtgacggtcctggcgcacttggagagtgcagccgccggccctcaccgccttcctcatgcccAACGTACCCGTCGGcttagtggtatgccccgcccagaagaggtggagccatagctcccaatggggagcaatccccagatacccctcgcagacggcgatgaagatggccgcctacacgatggaattggggttgaagttgtggagctccatgccgtagtagtgcgggagcgcctgcatgaaccAGTCCACCGGAAGGCcaaggccacgctcgtgaaaagacacaaagctcacgacatagccgtcgcgaggcctcggctccggctcgcctaaCAGAGCGATCCACTCTGGTCTGTTGGAGTCGGTGACCAAGCGGAGAAGACCGCTGTCAacgagcgactggagcatctccacgGATAcgtcggatggaccccaagggtccacctcgatgacaacaatgttgtcggccatgagtgcggtggagggtttgactacggcggtgagtctctctctctctctctctctgccttgcccttcccccttcttcttcccggtgctctctgctctagtgacggctcaagggtggcaaagctgatgcaggcaaggtaaggaggggaggggcgaggctcgttgtgtatttatgcagggtgaaggcgaaatggatgggcgatgaaatcggggaagcttccctcagatccggcacagttaatcctgatccgattttaccgcccacgtgcccaccttttccttattaatcgcgggaacagttatgttccatccgctgacaccacgtCGCATCCAACCACTGCAGCGGCAGATGCCATTCCGCCTCCCTgagaaaatcacctcaaaaggcgcacctgccATTGTCCAGCCGATAggggagatatccccccaccCAATTCCTTTCGAACGAAGGGACTAggcgccgagcccattacggtccaggggttcaaaggctgggccctcgagggttttgacagctgccccagggcaacagagtcagggacggctatgggcgagcccatacggggctgagatccaagcaagcgaaatgcttgggacgcccaaagtcatgtccgagaccaacagggaggtctctgaatgggatcccaccgtagggaggcaccaagccaccgaggcccagtgaatggccccggcacccactagagaaaccctctggtactcttggagtacgtctctagaccgctagccgacccctagcgaatggggcatgggcctccactcggacttacccaataacagctcaccgaaagtgccaccgctcgcacccatcgagggtagcctggcatattctacccctccttctgagcgaaaaggaagcgtgagggtcgtacaaaaagccaggggaacccctgatggccctcttgctctgtgcagaggctagggggctcttcctgtaaccttgtcaagacccagcgacctaggctcgcactcgatgGGCCTtgacaaaacaacccctccttccgagcgaaaaggacacgcgagggtcgtacaaaaagccaggggaactcctaacGGCCCTCTCACTTCGTGTAGAGGCTAAGGGGTTCTTCCTGTAGATATACTGAGACCctgtgacccaggctcgcacccgaggggggctcagcaaacaaaccctcatgcgcaaggggcgtacaaaaagctaggggaacttcTGATCACCCtttcgctccatgcagaggctcgggggctcttcctgcaactttgccgagacccagcgacctaggctcgcactcgagggggctcagcaaacaacccctctgtccgaacaaaaaggatatgcgagggtcgaacaaaaaagtcagggggacccctgaccgccctctcgctccatgtggAGGCTTGAGGGCTCCtcctacacccaagacaaagataaGCGACCCGAGCCCACGCTGGAAGATTCAGaaaaaaacacgataaagggcatcgagcctattacggtccaggcgttcgaaggctgggcccccgagggtttcaatAGCCGCCCCatggcaacagagttagggacgactatgggcgagcccgcgtATGGCCAAGGACTgagcaaacgatcgctcgggacgtcctaagttgtgtccgagaccggcaaggaggtcttcgaatgggatcccactgtagggaggcaccgagccactagggcccagcgaacggccccggcacccactagagaaaccctctggtactcttggagtgcgtctctggaccactagctgacccctagcgaacagggcacgggcctccactcggacttacccgataacagctcactggaagtgtcaccgctcgcgcccaccaagggtagcctggcatattccacccctccttctgagcgaaaaggaagcacgagggtcacacaaaaagtcaggggaactcccgatcgccctctcgctccgtgcagaggctcgggggctcttcctgcgaccttGCCGAAGCCCTGTGacctgaactcgcacttgtgggctcaacAAATACGATAAAATCCctcgctcaacatgagaaaaagaccctagaggaatgaatccactcccctagggcctcaggggctacacccggtggatgcgctcgtgcgcacccaccaaggcctcgAAATACGAAACACTACCCTGCCAGGAGCTACCACAAGTCAaacctcgtcaaaacctcaagaagagtgctcacgctctccctgaggctcgggggctactatcgggtaacataaaatggggtaccccgagcgtataccaaaagaaccacttaaaccccatcaaaaacaaagacagaaggtaagccattggttaacccccggcctcgtccgagcccatcggctctccgcctcgctctcgGCCTCGCGTGGGAGGCCTCGACGGCCTGCCAAATCTCtgcctcgcgtgaggcctcgCATGGGAGGCCTCGatggggaaccaattctccgtctcacccgaggccccgcgcgtaaagcctcggacgagatgtcgattctccgtatcgctcgaggccggctcggtaaCAACCCATCGCTTCTGCCTCACCAAGCCTCCCCAACCaggcgtcacgtcccattaatgcgcaaACTACTCCCGCGATGTCAGCCGGATGGCTGCTCGACACTGTGGAACGGCCGGCGAAACGGGAGGTCGTATCAACGCCACGCCGTCTAGGACAGGacagggtaggggttaccggccactatgcTCTGACACTGTGCCCATGATCAGTGCCCACACTACACTATGCCACCTAACCCATGCCCTAGGAACAACACGGCATAGGGAGTCAAGTCTAGGTCatcatagcctcggaatcagcgtacgaggccaactgctccctccaagcctcagcaatctactttagggtctcagcaacctcgggattcacatCTGctgagcctcccacgatggctcggcctcagcaccaactgagTCTCGGCTTCTCACGCTGTCAGCACACAGTGACCGGCACGTCGACCGCCACGCCCCGCTTCTagataacactggagctcccacgacgcataggGTCAGATGCGACTGGCGCGTCACCCCAGTACTTCGAGGAcgggaccactccatcaaccatgccgccacagtaataggctacagggcttggacatgccacCTCCATTCGCACGATGCCGTGTAGCTcgcgcatgtatcacccttgtccccccttcaactatgaaagggagggaccaggaccGTTTCTAGGGGATCGAACGCTTATGATTAGGCCTACGAGACGGGCTCACGCTCTCAAGAGATATACAAACACACACTCGACACTCTATAACGCGCACGCTTCCTcgctgcttgagatcaacatctcaagcaatccacgctgctccacgcagagacctgggaccagctccctctctcgccctgcttgtaaccccctactacgagcatttcggtgcaaggaatataagatcaaactctcagactggatgtagggcacccattgcttgaaccagtataaaccttgtgtccctttgcatcaccatctgggattgggaacatgcagtacaaatttacttatTGGTTGAGGActcaccggtccaaaacaccgacagaatTGTTGGAAGAAACTTGATGCATTTGAAGTTAACTTACATTtgttgaatggaatcaagtcacatgctcaagatggctatgctcgaGGAGAAAATCAAAATTGACATGttgacaccctcacttgatgatgaTTGAAAGTTATGGCATGTGGTTCaaaggaaatcaactcaagcGACTCAACTTCGTTTTTCATTTtttcttgagttaataggtatgtcgtactattcagagggatgcatcatgttgatagatactTATTCATAAGTGCCCAAGCCAACCTATGTGAAGTTCGAGTGTTTGAGAGCCAAAAGAGCTAACCTATTTTGATGAGTCTGGCAATAtactggacgtgttcggtatttgcCTAGCCAAAGCAACCTTCTCGGTGTTCTCGGTTTGGTTCGCAGGAGTTTTGACTAACGTTGGGAGTTCCAAGGGTTGAGAGTTCTAGCAAATGTCAGGAGTTCCAACGCCTCACATGCGCCACTGACTTAGTGACTGTTGGCGGTGTGCAGGCAATACCGgacatcggacgtgtctggtattccaACGGCtagaaaacggctagttttttagtggggtctataaatacccccaagcatCCACCTTTAGAGGCTACTGATTTTGCTAACTTCCATACATGCTTTTGAGCCTTTAGAACACTcttcaaccctctcttagtgattGATTGATTCAAACTTGCAAATCcatcttgtgggttgagtgagattcaaatttgagagcaagccacccttgagcacttgtgcatatttatTGATcatgtgatttgcatttgttactcttggactcttcggtcctagacggctaggcatcaccggagagcacccaagagctTTGGTGTgtctcagaaagtttgtaacggttcaATTCCACCGCCGTAAATgaaggaatcaactagtggaaggaggaaaaggagttggaaaagactctggctagagtgaccttcgtggtcctctagagctgacctttggtGGGTCGCTCGTAGCCTCCTCAACGGAGAGTATGTCTCGATGGAGGCCAAACTTCGATAAAACAATTCTTGTGTCTCGATCTCTCTTTTCACTTGGCATTTGTGATCTACTTGTGTTGCTTGAGCGTGTTGACAGGTTACTAAGTGGTGCCAGCAACTTGGTTTGAAAAGAGAAGTCAATCAGAGCAAATCGAGAGCTGATCCAGCAAActcatgaataccggacgtgtccggtatttggggCTTGTGTTGTTTTTATTCCTTCTCAGTTTTAATCCTTGTGTTGTAGGCTTGTGGCTCCTAGTTTTATTTATCACTTGTTATTTACTCAGTAGCTAACTCGTGAGGGTTTTATTTCTCTGATTAGGAGTTCCCAATCTCTTGGAAACTCCAACACTAATCGTTTTTGCATTTTGAAGGGTTGAATTTTTTGAAACGCcttttcacccccctctaggtggtATCCTCAGTCCTTTTACATCTTTGTCTAAATCCAAGTGACCATTTATTagcataggtgtcttgatgggtttggcatttgccatgtcaaacttcttgagtataTCTCTTGTGTACTTCGTTTGACATATGAATGTCCCttccttcaattgcttgatttgaaacctAAGGAAGAacatcaattcacccatcatagatatctcaaacctctttgtcatgatcctactaaattcttcataaaaagtttgattagtactaccaaatattatgtcatcgacataaatTTGGCAAACAAATATATCATTCTTAATTGTTCTTGTGAAGAGAGTAgtatcggctttgcctattttaaAGCCTTGCTTGAGTAAGaaatccttaaggcattcataccattctcttggtgcttgcttaagcccatagagcgccttatggagtttgtagacatgatgAGGATGCTTAGGATCTTCAAATCCCAGTGGCTGCTCCACATAGACTAGCTCGAAGAGTGGACCATTGAGAAaagcactcttgacatccatttgatatagcttgaaatcatgatggacggcaaaggctagaagcattcgggtagcttcaagtcttgccactagTGCAAatgtctcttcaaagtctagcccttcaacttgagtgaaaccttgagcaaccaatcttgccttgttccttgtcaccacaccatgttcatcttgcttgtttcagaagacccacttggtgccaatcacATTAgtcttgggtctttccaccagctcccacacttgatttctttcaaagttgttcaactcctcttgcatagcCATCACCCAATCTAGATACTTAAGagcttcatctaccttaagtggtTCTaaggaggaaacaaacgagtaaaatTGGCAAAAATTTGCTAGACGAGATCGAGTTGTTACCCCTTTCTTATGctcccaagaatattatcaacgAGATGATCCCGTTACACACTTTGATGTACTCTTGGGTGAGATGGCCTGTTTGAAGGTTGGTGTAGGGGTTGGTTGTCATCACCATCATTAGCTTGAGGTTCATTGTCATGAATTGATTCATCCTCTTGCTGATGGTTGCCCTAGTCCTCGAAGCCTCCGTGTCCTGGCGCAAAACCTCCAGGGCTTGGAGCCTCCGCGTCCTGTGAGTTCACAGGTGCTGAGGCAGTAGTTGTCCCTTGGAGTGGTGTTGAAGCTTGGAGTAAAGAATCATCTTCTTCAGTAGCTTCCACTGGTCATACATCACCTatggccaattgcttgattgcttcacaaggCGACTCTTCTTTACCTACAACATctagatcaacttgctccacttgagagccattagattcatcaaacatCACATCTACCATGATTTCAATTCTTCTAGTGAATTTATTGAAAACCCGATAGGCGtgcttgtttgaatcataacCAAGAACAAAACCTTCATCAAATTTAGGTGCAAACTTGGAGCTTCGAGGCTTCTTGTTAAGAATGAAACATTTGCacccaaatactctaaagtaTGGCACCttgggtttgttaccggttagaagctcatatgaagtcttcttgtaGAACTTGTGAAGATAGAGGCGGTTGAtagcatggcaagcggtgttgattgcttcggcccaatagTTGTCTAGAGTTTGTattcatcaagcattattcttgccaTGTCAACGAGAGTCCAATTCTTCCTTTCAACCaccccattttgttgaggggtatatGGAGCcgagaactcatgcttgatgccctcattatcaagaaactcttcaatgttggtgttatAGAATTCGGAGCCATTGTCACTTCACACCTTCTTGATAGGTAGCCTGAATTCCCTTTATGCTCTTCTAATGAAGATCTTCACCTTCCCTTGTACTTCACTCTTGTCATACACAAAGAACACCCACGTGAAgcaagaataatcatcaacaataacaagactatATTTATTACCGCCGATGCTAACGTAGGCGACCAGTCCCAAGAGATCCAGAATAAGATCCAATGGGCTTGTTGTTGTGacaatgctctttggtgggtgtggTATGCctacttgttttctggcttggcatgctttacatatcctatctttctcaaagtgaacattcgTTAGTCCAAGAATGTGCTCAtcctttagaagtttggccaagttcctcatcccaacatgagctagtcggcgatgccatagccaacccatgctagattttgccactaaacaagtctcaagcttagctttacttttgttgaaatcaactaagtaaagcttgcttTTCATACAACCCGTAaaagcaatagaggaatcctcccttctaatggCGGTCATACCCTTATCTATAAATTGACAATcatagcccatctcacataattgtgATATAGACAataaattgtaactcaacgaatcaacataTAAAACATTTGAAATTAAATGATCTTGAGTTATAGAGATTTTACTGACACCAAGCACTTCCCTTtttgaattatccccaaataCTATATTTTCACTTGGACCTTCCATTTGGGCATAAGATGGGAACATActcttctctccggtcatatgatttgtacatccactatcaagcacccaacttgatccacaggaggagtatgcctacaaaacaagtttagtttcTTCTTTTAGGTCCCCAAATTAGCATTGGGGCCTTGAGTGTTAGCCActagaatcttaggaacccataGAGATCTTTTCACATTTGGGCTCATTTCCAACATACGTGGCAACAACTTTACCAAGGTTGTTGCATCTCAACACATAGCTAGAGGACATACTCTCATGGGGTGCATGGGTCTTAGGCTTGTAAGCATACTTGTTCCTCTTTGGTATGATTGGGTTCTCCTTGACCTACAGACAAGTGTTAGATGCTTTAGGAGCTTGCTGTCTTGGTCGAGGTTGTGCCTTGGTTCTGTTGGTGCCACTGTTCTGCTAGACCCTGGAGCCTCCATGTTTTGGCACGAAGCCTCTAGGGCGCAGAACCTCCGTGTTTCTACACGGAGCCTCCGCGGTCTGCACTAGCTGCACCTCTCCAATGGTCTCCTTCTCAAACCTGATGCAAGACACTCCATTCACCATCTTCCTTTCACCAGTATTGCCACCCTTCTTGTGGCCGAGACCATCCTTGATAAAAGGATGTCTTCCTTGAATAAATTTGGGCTTCTTGCTTGCATCATCCATGCACCCACTAGCTATGATATTGTTGAGTCttgcaatttccttcttcataGCTTCCATATTAGTAAGGTTAGTAGCACAAGCTTCTAAATCAATATTGTAGCATCTATCACAACCCTTGCTAGTAGATGCATTAGAGCTCTCACTTGCTTTCGTAGGATGTGAGGTTTTATCCTAAAGGATGCTAAATTGCTTTTCAAGCTCCTCATTTCTTGTCCTGAGGGCGTTGTTCTTTTCTTGAAGAGTATTTAGGTCATCCTTTAGAGTAGCTATGACACTTTCCGCTTGGTCAACTTCCAAATGTAAAGTTTCAACCTCACTTCTTTATGATGCAAGAGCTTTCTTGCAAGTAACATAGAGTTTCTCTTATTTGGCAAGAGTAGCTTGAGTTCTCTCTAATTCATCTACCACCTTGGCTATGAAGTTCCTAGATTTTTTACCCATTTTACTTACCAAGTTGTTTACttcatcatcactagattcatcactaGAGTCTATGTCGGATTCATCACTAGGTGGAGGAGAGGATTTAGGCTTGGATTTAGGTTTGACCTTTTCTCCTTTGCCCATGAGACAAAAAGTGTAGATCTCTCCTCATCATCGGTCAAGTTGGTGAACAGCTTTGGTGAAGAAGAATTCTTCttgatagcaatggttgcaactttctttgtttcttcttcacttgagctatcatcatTTGAATCACATTCATGACCAATATGAGCTTGACCCAAAtagttcttcttcttgtctttcttgtagtgcttcttcttcttgtctttcttgtACTCTTTGTTCTCATAaggacaatcggcaatgaaatgcTCTGtgcttccacaattatagcactTTCTCTTTTGCTTATTGGGGAACCTTCTCTTCACAAACTTGTACCCTTCTCTTTTCAGCCCCTTCTTGTACTTCCTCATGAACAAAGCAACATCACCAATCTCACCGGAGGacacttcatcatcttcatcatcacttgagtcacttgaTGAATCAACTGTCTCAACCTtgcttgatcttgatcttggTGGCTTGCTTGAGGTGGAGGTCTTGTTTGATTTGTTTGCCTTGAGAGCTACCTCTTTGACATTCACGTTCTCCATCTTTGCTTCTAGCTCTCCAAACTTCTTCCTTTGTtgtatctccatctccatgagctcatgagtGAGTATTCTTCCAAGGACATCACTAGGGGTGAACTCTTCAAACCTCTTCTTCTCTCTAATCAATGTCAAAAGAGTTGGGTTTCTTGGTGCAAATGCTTCTAACATCACCTTTACAACATGATGATCATCCAAGTCATCCCCACccaagcctctaatcttgccaacTATcatcatcaatctatcaaacatctcttgaggGCCTTCTCCATCCTTGATGACAAACCTATTGAGTTGAGCCATCAATAGATCAATCTTGGACTTCTTTACCTTActaaccccttcatgtgcaaggtgaAGAGTGTCCCAAATCTCCTTAGCAATCTCCAAACCAATCACTTTGTTGTACTATTCCAGGCTTAATGCATTTAGAAGAGCACTAGTAGCTTGAGCATTGCGATGTATCATGCGAATCTATCTTGGTGTGGGATTTTTGGGATCAACGGGATCTTCAAAACCTACACACAATATTCCACATCTCCGGATGGAGTCTAATAAGATAAGCCTTCATCATATGcgtccacttggcaaagttagtcccatcaaatTGGGATAACTTGCCCGTGGGTATGTTGATGTGAGTGTTAGTAGGCAAATTTATAGAATCATAATTAAAGGATACACTCGAATATGATCTCTTGGTGTTGGACTTGAGTGTTCTCTTTGGTAGTCTTTGAGCatagtactcatcatcatcatctccattctCTGACTCGCTGCTTGGTTGTTGACTTGATTCCACTTTTCTTCTTACTTTGtgtttcttctccttctccttgttCTTTTCCCTTTGCTTGTCACCCATGGAGGATCCCTTCGCACCGAGCTTGAGCTTTGGAAGTCGCTCAAGCACTGCATGGGATCTTCCACAGGAGCTTCGAGTTCTTCTCCACTTGGAACATCTTCATAGCGTTCTTCTCCATCTTTCTCTTGTTCCCTTTCTCTAGAACTCACCATTTCCTCACACGGTTAAGTGCTATCACGAGGAAACatcgctctaataccaattgaaaggatctagcaagtggcctagaggggaggtgaataggccttttttctaaaatttaatcaaCTTCACAAAACCAGTCAAAACCCAGAACCTCTGGGCCTGAGCGTGGAGGTTCTGGGGCACGGAGGTTCTAGGGCTAAGCATGGAACCTCCGGGATCAGAGTATGAAATTATCTACTATGGAATTTAGCAAACAAAAAATAGATCAAATGTGATACCAGTCTGCCTAGGGAGTTTGTTGAGCTATCCAATCGGTTGGTTGCACCTAGAAGATGAGGAACTCATATATCGGATGCAAGCCctaaaaatcaattcaaatcacaAGTAATAGCAACAACAATCATAATCACAagagacacgaggatttatcccatggttcaactCGCCACAAAGGCTTGTCtacgtccacgttgttgaggtt
The nucleotide sequence above comes from Miscanthus floridulus cultivar M001 chromosome 18, ASM1932011v1, whole genome shotgun sequence. Encoded proteins:
- the LOC136524705 gene encoding uncharacterized protein, with the protein product MAQLNRFVIKDGEGPQEMFDRLMMIVGKIRGLGGDDLDDHHVVKVMLEAFAPRNPTLLTLIREKKRFEEFTPSDVLGRILTHELMEMEIQQRKKFGELEAKMENVNVKEVALKANKSNKTSTSSKPPRSRSSKVETVDSSSDSSDDEDDEVSSGEIGDVALFMRKYKKGLKREGYKFVKRRFPNKQKRKCYNCGSTEHFIADCPYENKEYKKDKKKKHYKKDKKKNYLGQAHIGHECDSNDDSSSEEETKKVATIAIKKNSSSPKLFTNLTDDEERSTLFVSWAKEKRSNLNPSLNPLLHLVMNPT